Proteins from a single region of Nomia melanderi isolate GNS246 chromosome 11, iyNomMela1, whole genome shotgun sequence:
- the LOC116432080 gene encoding uncharacterized protein LOC116432080 — translation MELGEGEAQICRLCGQYERIYIDVFSEDGVKRLLGLKIHSQINILIEENDGLPQVVCLRCMGALEFLCDFYDRCQLTQMKLTEEAKKNSEKGFDSENDAESNKENALPIEAKRKTKALPPDSPKYAKDSTSESPSGRAVLQENALDSKKQKSGDASVQEQRSKNKETNNAKPGKPMTEKDVSNQLNRASSETLNNYIISIKDSNVQLVKRRGRKRGRKSKLEKLREAGLLLNVKREQQKDSHETRGDGRQRKRQCLRAICTDNRSNLTNGKTLSKSQLEPTENKLAYSSRHAKTNVNNVTDMEDVKGIDRSPEKTDKPPEGKEEKIVKGKAISVIVKQEKVESEASQESGKANQLVWIPNEILARGRDLMLDRDQEIEQDTSLSHLEDDTVNSDDTDDKQPGTPAETRGTVIRSSQTEVVDSEESRKNLEVVIKSDLNDVKSDTECEFPVSKRLGKSGNFDGNKSRDRSFGKISDLISDEQKETIETYYTIDMSIVNSEEVQKNITVVDKKNMRCNICGSLYLRMDKCQVHVWGHLQMKPYQCKACDFATVTVSNVRCHIRKSHLKIKPFACNLCEKKYVTAVLLEEHMNTHTGARPFKCKLCDFASSSRQVLSYHSATHKPVKDISCKTCGKEFYSRGKLRAHMIIHNKDKVVMCKLCSAYLSNAEALETHHKNLHTQDYVCNICGKRVKSKKALHNHQNVHSAAKYKCTLCPNVYKSSQILKEHLLKHEGIRKYKCGVCEKAFGQQSHLAAHMAVHSKIRFHCPGCNKAFNRHDNMKIHTKRCKPFLENPELKDLLVKKERTSSVSKLTELSDDVASRDSLNFESFAEKQAEQSSIKTVDDKEKTAMKLGLNISCIKSSDKTWTRDDVFKEMGEITEPHEISVIEITDVNDKVVSKNDNLMVLENVLGPESF, via the exons ATGGAGCTGGGGGAGGGAGAAGCGCAGATTTGTCGACTTTGCGGTCAATACGAGAGGATATACATCGATGTGTTCAGTGAAGACGGCGTTAAAAGGCTACTAGGCTTGAAGATTCACTCTCAAATCAACATTCTG ATAGAAGAGAACGATGGATTGCCGCAAGTCGTTTGCCTGCGATGCATGGGCGCGTTGGAGTTCCTCTGCGACTTCTACGACCGTTGTCAGCTCACCCAAATGAAACTCACCGAGGAGGCA aaGAAAAACTCGGAGAAGGGATTCGACAGCGAAAACGATGCGGAGTCGAACAAAGAGAATGCTTTGCCGATCGAGGCGAAACGAAAAACGAAAGCACTGCCGCCTGATAGCCCGAAATACGCTAAGGATTCCACGAGCGAGAGTCCCTCGGGACGCGCGGTTCTACAGGAGAACGCTTTAGACAGTAAGAAGCAGAAGTCAGGCGATGCGAGCGTCCAGGAGCAAAGATCGAAGAATAAGGAGACGAACAACGCGAAGCCCGGTAAACCGATGACTGAAAAGGATGTGTCGAACCAACTGAATCGCGCCAGTTCAGAAACTTTGAATAACTACATCATTTCAATAAAGGACAGCAACGTGCAGCTGGTGAAGCGAAGGGGGCGCAAAAGGGGTAGGAAGAGCAAACTGGAGAAGCTAAGAGAAGCCGGGCTGCTGCTGAACGTGAAAAGAGAGCAGCAGAAAGACTCGCACGAGACGAGAGGCGACGGCAGGCAGCGCAAGAGGCAATGCCTGCGCGCGATCTGCACGGACAATCGGTCCAACTTGACTAACGGCAAAACTCTGTCCAAGTCGCAACTCGAGCCGACAGAAAATAAGCTAGCGTATTCCAGTAGACATGCCaaaactaatgtaaataatgtaaccGACATGGAGGACGTGAAGGGGATTGACAGAAGCCCTGAGAAAACGGATAAGCCACCGGAAGGGAAAGAGGAGAAGATTGTAAAGGGCAAAGCGATATCGGTGATCGTGAAGCAGGAGAAAGTAGAGAGCGAAGCGTCCCAGGAATCTGGAAAAGCGAATCAGCTGGTTTGGATTCCGAATGAGATACTCGCACGGGGACGAGATCTGATGCTGGATCGGGATCAGGAAATCGAACAGGACACGAGTTTGAGTCATTTAGAGGATGATACTGTGAATTCTGATGATACTGATGATAAGCAACCGGGAACGCCTGCTGAAACTCGTGGAACTGTTATAAGATCCTCACAGACTGAGGTTGTTGATTCAGAGGAGAGTAGGAAAAACCTTGAGGTAGTCATTAAGTCGGATTTGAATGATGTGAAGAGCGATACGGAATGCGAATTTCCGGTGTCTAAGCGACTCGGTAAGAGTGGTAATTTTGATGGCAACAAGAGCAGGGACCGTTCGTTTGGTAAAATCTCGGATTTGATAAGCGACGAACAGAAGGAGACGATTGAGACTTATTATACTATTGATATGTCGATTGTGAATTCAGAGGAGGTACAGAAGAATATAACGGTGGTTGATAAGAAGAACATGCGCTGTAATATCTGTGGCAGTCTCTATCTTCGGATGGACAAGTGTCAG GTGCACGTCTGGGGCCATTTGCAAATGAAGCCGTACCAATGTAAAGCCTGTGATTTTGCTACGGTAACTGTTAGCAATGTTCGTTGCCATATTAGGAAGAGCCATTTGAAGATCAAACCGTTCGCTTGTAATCTGTGCGAGAAAAAGTATGTCACTGCCGTTTTATTAGAAGAGCATATGAATACTCACACAGGTGCCCGTCCATTTAAATGTAAGCTTTGTGATTTCGCGAGCTCGAGCCGACAGGTGTTAAGTTATCACAGCGCTACACATAAGCCAGTGAAg GATATCAGCTGCAAAACGTGTGGTAAAGAGTTCTATTCAAGAGGCAAATTACGTGCTCACATGATTATTCATAACAAAGATAAAGTTGTCATGTGTAAGTTGTGTTCTGCCTACCTGTCTAATGCAGAGGCACTGGAAACCCATCACAAAAATCTTCATACTCAGGATTACGTATGCAATATATGTGGCAAGCGAGTCAAGTCGAAGAAAGCCTTGCACAATCATCAGAAT GTTCATTCTGCCGCAAAATATAAGTGTACCCTTTGCCCAAACGTGTATAAGAGCAGCCAGATATTAAAGGAACATCTGTTAAAACATGAGGGTATTAGAAAGTACAAGTGCGGCGTCTGTGAGAAGGCATTTGGACAACAGTCTCACTTGGCAGCTCATATGGCGGTGCATAGTAAAATTAG ATTTCATTGTCCTGGATGCAACAAAGCCTTCAATCGGCACGACAACATGAAGATCCATACCAAACGGTGTAAACCGTTCCTCGAGAATCCAGAGCTAAAGGATCTTTTAGTTAAGAAAGAAAGGACTTCGTCAGTGAGTAAACTAACAGAGTTAAGTGACGACGTGGCTAGCAGGGACTCGTTGAACTTCGAGTCTTTCGCCGAGAAGCAGGCCGAGCAATCATCAATAAAGACTGTAGACGATAAAGAAAAGACTGCGATGAAGTTGGGATTGAATATCTCTTGTATCAAATCGTCGGATAAGACATGGACACGCGACGACGTGTTCAAAGAGATGGGAGAGATAACGGAACCCCACGAGATCAGTGTCATTGAAATTACCGACgtcaacgataaagtagtttcgaAGAACGACAATCTAATGGTCCTCGAGAACGTGCTGGGACCGGAaagtttttaa
- the LOC116432083 gene encoding GTPase Era, mitochondrial isoform X2 has product MLIQIGRFRFGTQLFKQCLFYSTAKFDEFHAEKCIVQPDDNLPSRAEECIVQPDDNLPSRAEECIVQPDDNLPSHAEGTKFLKVAILGLPNTGKSTLINALVQRPICPTSSKAHTTTYKANAIYSEGDTQIVFMDTPGFASKNEMIKFELSKAFKKDPVTSIIDADIIGVLQDATNVYTRHTMTRYMVNDLNKRKENTPVILIFNKVDKLTNKKILLELVTQLQKNKYIPKFDDIFMISALTGDGVDDLRNYLLDSAKKNKWQYEQNLYTDQSPESIVKQTVRAKLLDLLPTDMPYVTEVDVQHYDVSKDGRTMHTKNSYRRYYPRVNVYATLEQNISSPSRHLHTVLIFPSSPQITYKKFFIA; this is encoded by the exons ATGTTAATTCAGATTGGAAGGTTCCGATTTGGAAcgcaattatttaaacaatgtttGTTTTACTCTACTGCGAAATTTGATGAATTCCATGCAGAAAAATGCATAGTACAACCTGATGATAATCTACCATCACGTGCAGAAGAATGTATAGTACAACCTGATGATAATCTACCATCACGTGCAGAAGAATGTATAGTACAACCTGATGATAATCTACCATCACATGCAGAAGGTACAAAATTCTTAAAGGTTGCTATCTTAGGATTACCAAATACTGGAAAGAGTACCCTAATAAATGCCCTCGTACAGAGAccg ATATGTCCAACATCTTCGAAAGCTCATACTACAACTTACAAGGCAAATGCAATATATTCAGAAGGAGATACACAGATTGTTTTTATGGATACTCCTGGATTCGCATCAAAAAATGAGATGATAAAGTTTGAATTAAGTAAAGCATTTAAGAAGGATCCAGTCACATCAATAATTGATGCAGATATCATTGGAGTATTGCAAGATGCAACAAATGTGTATACTAGACATACAATGACTAGGTATATGGTTAACGATTTAAATAAGAGGAAAGAGAATACacctgtaatattaattttcaataaagttGATAAACTcacaaataagaaaatattgttgGAATTAGTAACAcagttacaaaagaataaatatattccaaAGTTTGATGATATTTTTATGATATCCGCCCTCACTGGAGATGGTGTAGATGATTTAAGG AATTATCTGCTTGATAGTGCCAAAAAGAACAAATGGCAATATGAACAGAATTTGTACACGGACCAGTCACCTGAAAGTATAGTGAAGCAAACAGTAAGAGCAAAATTGTTGGATTTGCTTCCAACTGATATGCCATATGTAACAGAGGTAGATGTTCAGCATTATGATGTCAGCAAAGACG GAAGAACAATGCATACGAAGAATTCTTATCGACGGTATTATCCCCGTGTCAACGTCTACGCAACGCTAGAACAAAATATATCGAGTCCCTCAAGGCACTTACATACAGTTCTCATCTTTCCCTCCTCTCCGCAGATCACATACAAGAAGTTTTTCATAGCATGA
- the LOC116432083 gene encoding GTPase Era, mitochondrial isoform X3 gives MLIQIGRFRFGTQLFKQCLFYSTAKFDEFHAEKCIVQPDDNLPSRAEECIVQPDDNLPSRAEECIVQPDDNLPSHAEGTKFLKVAILGLPNTGKSTLINALVQRPICPTSSKAHTTTYKANAIYSEGDTQIVFMDTPGFASKNEMIKFELSKAFKKDPVTSIIDADIIGVLQDATNVYTRHTMTRYMVNDLNKRKENTPVILIFNKVDKLTNKKILLELVTQLQKNKYIPKFDDIFMISALTGDGVDDLRNYLLDSAKKNKWQYEQNLYTDQSPESIVKQTVRAKLLDLLPTDMPYVTEVDVQHYDVSKDDYKRTV, from the exons ATGTTAATTCAGATTGGAAGGTTCCGATTTGGAAcgcaattatttaaacaatgtttGTTTTACTCTACTGCGAAATTTGATGAATTCCATGCAGAAAAATGCATAGTACAACCTGATGATAATCTACCATCACGTGCAGAAGAATGTATAGTACAACCTGATGATAATCTACCATCACGTGCAGAAGAATGTATAGTACAACCTGATGATAATCTACCATCACATGCAGAAGGTACAAAATTCTTAAAGGTTGCTATCTTAGGATTACCAAATACTGGAAAGAGTACCCTAATAAATGCCCTCGTACAGAGAccg ATATGTCCAACATCTTCGAAAGCTCATACTACAACTTACAAGGCAAATGCAATATATTCAGAAGGAGATACACAGATTGTTTTTATGGATACTCCTGGATTCGCATCAAAAAATGAGATGATAAAGTTTGAATTAAGTAAAGCATTTAAGAAGGATCCAGTCACATCAATAATTGATGCAGATATCATTGGAGTATTGCAAGATGCAACAAATGTGTATACTAGACATACAATGACTAGGTATATGGTTAACGATTTAAATAAGAGGAAAGAGAATACacctgtaatattaattttcaataaagttGATAAACTcacaaataagaaaatattgttgGAATTAGTAACAcagttacaaaagaataaatatattccaaAGTTTGATGATATTTTTATGATATCCGCCCTCACTGGAGATGGTGTAGATGATTTAAGG AATTATCTGCTTGATAGTGCCAAAAAGAACAAATGGCAATATGAACAGAATTTGTACACGGACCAGTCACCTGAAAGTATAGTGAAGCAAACAGTAAGAGCAAAATTGTTGGATTTGCTTCCAACTGATATGCCATATGTAACAGAGGTAGATGTTCAGCATTATGATGTCAGCAAAGACG ATTACAAGCGAACGGTTTGA
- the LOC116432086 gene encoding sulfotransferase 1E1: MSVAPPKYEFLDEEKTKEMLQVFNGERTGWVLVGDKKWFFPYRYTEQGEGFYNFKARPDDTWVISYPRSGTTWTQELVWLLSNNLDFERARKELLAERFPFLEFSMYNHPEVTREFLKMNEGDKEKENLCKQIAEPGYEVLSKIASPRFIKSHFPFSLLPEILDSGCKIVYVARNPKDVAVSWYHLNKAIKTQGYKGDFAMFWDYFQNNLTPWSPYWEHLKEAWSLKDHPNLLFMFYEEMQHDFLKATKKVAKFLGKTYTEEQLRQVADYLNIENFKNNPMVNSSELKQCNIITAGAFVRNGQSGGWRDMFTPSLDAKADKWIEENLKGTDFIFPYFNCNTNNNCQ, translated from the exons ATGTCTGTGGCACCGCCAAAGTATGAATTTCTGGACGAAGAGAAGACCAAAGAGATGTTGCAAGTGTTCAACGGTGAAAGAACTGGCTGGGTGCTCGTGGGCGACAAAAAATGGTTCTTCCCGTACAGATACACAGAACAGGGCGaaggattttataattttaaagcgCGACCCGATGACACTTGGGTCATATCTTATCCGAGGTCTG GCACAACATGGACTCAGGAGTTGGTTTGGCTTTTGTCTAATAATTTAGATTTTGAGAGAGCTAGGAAGGAACTGCTTGCAGAACGATTTCCGTTTCTTGA GTTTAGCATGTATAATCATCCGGAAGTAACGCGTGAATTTTTGAAGATGAACGAAGGCGATaaggagaaagaaaatttatgcAAACAAATTGCTGAACCAGGGTACGAGGTCTTGTCGAAAATAGCATCACCTAGATTCATTAAATCACATTTTCCATTCAGTTTGCTACCTGAAATTCTAGACAGCGGTTGTAAG ATAGTATACGTTGCTCGAAATCCAAAAGATGTAGCAGTTAGTTGGTACCATTTGAATAAGGCAATTAAGACTCAAGGATACAAGGGTGACTTTGCAATGTTTTgggattattttcaaaataatctta caCCCTGGAGCCCTTATTGGGAACACTTGAAAGAAGCATGGTCCCTTAAAGATCATCCAAATCTGTTGTTTATGTTTTATGAAGAAATGCAGCAT GATTTTCTGAAAGCTACTAAAAAAGTTGCCAAATTTCTTGGAAAGACCTATACAGAGGAACAATTAAGACAGGTAGcagattatttaaatatcgagAATTTCAAAAACAATCCAATGGTCAACTCATCTGAGCTGAAACAGTGCAATATTATAACAGCGGGAGCATTTGTCAGAAACGGGCAAAGCGGTGGTTGGAGGGACATGTTCACTCCGAGTCTTGATGCCAAAGCCGATAAGTGGATAGAAGAGAATCTTAAAGGGACTGACTTCATCTTTCcctattttaattgtaatactaACAATAACTGCCAgtga
- the LOC116432083 gene encoding GTPase Era, mitochondrial isoform X1, translating to MLIQIGRFRFGTQLFKQCLFYSTAKFDEFHAEKCIVQPDDNLPSRAEECIVQPDDNLPSRAEECIVQPDDNLPSHAEGTKFLKVAILGLPNTGKSTLINALVQRPICPTSSKAHTTTYKANAIYSEGDTQIVFMDTPGFASKNEMIKFELSKAFKKDPVTSIIDADIIGVLQDATNVYTRHTMTRYMVNDLNKRKENTPVILIFNKVDKLTNKKILLELVTQLQKNKYIPKFDDIFMISALTGDGVDDLRNYLLDSAKKNKWQYEQNLYTDQSPESIVKQTVRAKLLDLLPTDMPYVTEVDVQHYDVSKDGTVTCVVLLKCPRKHIKNTLVKNRGEKLRLIAVVIERELRHAFKTNVFVRLIALTFSKEQNCYL from the exons ATGTTAATTCAGATTGGAAGGTTCCGATTTGGAAcgcaattatttaaacaatgtttGTTTTACTCTACTGCGAAATTTGATGAATTCCATGCAGAAAAATGCATAGTACAACCTGATGATAATCTACCATCACGTGCAGAAGAATGTATAGTACAACCTGATGATAATCTACCATCACGTGCAGAAGAATGTATAGTACAACCTGATGATAATCTACCATCACATGCAGAAGGTACAAAATTCTTAAAGGTTGCTATCTTAGGATTACCAAATACTGGAAAGAGTACCCTAATAAATGCCCTCGTACAGAGAccg ATATGTCCAACATCTTCGAAAGCTCATACTACAACTTACAAGGCAAATGCAATATATTCAGAAGGAGATACACAGATTGTTTTTATGGATACTCCTGGATTCGCATCAAAAAATGAGATGATAAAGTTTGAATTAAGTAAAGCATTTAAGAAGGATCCAGTCACATCAATAATTGATGCAGATATCATTGGAGTATTGCAAGATGCAACAAATGTGTATACTAGACATACAATGACTAGGTATATGGTTAACGATTTAAATAAGAGGAAAGAGAATACacctgtaatattaattttcaataaagttGATAAACTcacaaataagaaaatattgttgGAATTAGTAACAcagttacaaaagaataaatatattccaaAGTTTGATGATATTTTTATGATATCCGCCCTCACTGGAGATGGTGTAGATGATTTAAGG AATTATCTGCTTGATAGTGCCAAAAAGAACAAATGGCAATATGAACAGAATTTGTACACGGACCAGTCACCTGAAAGTATAGTGAAGCAAACAGTAAGAGCAAAATTGTTGGATTTGCTTCCAACTGATATGCCATATGTAACAGAGGTAGATGTTCAGCATTATGATGTCAGCAAAGACGGTACTGTCACTTGCGTAGTATTATTAAAATGTCCcagaaaacatataaaaaatactttagtAAAAAACCGTGGAGAAAAGTTAAGACTAATTGCAGTTGTCATAGAAAGAGAATTACGGCATGCTTTTAAAACTAATGTTTTTGTACGTTTAATTGCACTAACATTTTCTAAGgaacaaaattgttatttataa